A genomic window from Coccinella septempunctata chromosome 9, icCocSept1.1, whole genome shotgun sequence includes:
- the LOC123321162 gene encoding leucine-rich repeat-containing protein 15-like: protein CQSKNITNDQTIPSSRFHLSSLSFIFLALTVLGLEDNKDNPVDVLQVKDLFIQNYKGPLTAKTFELFRDVEHLELRNNNFTTFHWDFLHALPNLKTLELAENNIKEEVDHNITGCCNKLEIISLVESGLSNVQNHTLKKIGTIKSLKQLTLNNEEVPILHKNTLVNPNLERLIITGCHLKNIENDAFSQVPELKILDLGFNNLMQIKKEYFTSLNKLRAIKLRGNLLDKLTTDMITPLPSLEVLFISYNPINELNLQGIKKIAPKLRIVEITAIYLEKIESGGVELSRYPVLRY from the coding sequence TGTCAATCGAAGAATATAACGAATGATCAGACAATTCCTTCTTCAAGGTTCCACCTATCAAGCCTCAGTTTCATTTTTCTGGCCTTGACAGTTCTTGGTCTAGAGGATAACAAAGATAATCCAGTTGACGTCCTTCAGGTAAAAGACCTGTTCATCCAAAATTACAAAGGACCTTTGACAGCCAAAACCTTCGAACTCTTTCGTGACGTAGAACATCTTGAACTTAGGAACAACAATTTTACTACCTTCCACTGGGATTTCCTTCATGCCCTTCCAAATCTCAAAACACTGGAACTGGCAGAGAACAATATTAAGGAAGAAGTGGACCACAACATTACAGGATGTTGCAACAAACTTGAGATAATTTCACTTGTAGAAAGTGGTCTTTCCAATGTCCAAAACCATACTTTGAAAAAGATAGGTACCATAAAATCTCTGAAGCAACTCACTTTAAACAATGAAGAAGTCCCCATACTCCACAAAAACACCCTTGTCAATCCTAACTTAGAACGACTAATCATCACGGGGTGTCATCTGAAAAACATCGAGAACGATGCTTTTAGCCAGGTCCCGGAGTTGAAAATTCTCGATCTAGGCTTCAACAACTTGATGCAGATCAAGAAAGAGTATTTCACTTCTTTGAACAAGCTCAGGGCGATCAAATTGAGAGGAAATTTATTGGACAAGCTGACCACTGATATGATTACTCCACTACCAAGTTTAGAGGTTCTTTTTATCAGCTATAACCCTATTAATGAGTTAAACTTGCAGGGCATCAAAAAGATTGCTCCGAAACTGAGGATCGTTGAGATTACTGCTATTTATTTAGAAAAAATCGAGTCTGGTGGTGTTGAGCTTTCTAGATATCCTGTACTGAGATATTGA
- the LOC123320280 gene encoding leucine-rich repeat-containing protein 4C-like, producing the protein MFSPSSLIFLFFLSLTVLGLEDTRENPVDVLQVTHPIIRTYKGPWGIDTLKLFHNIEYLQLRRNNFTIFQWNFLNTIPNLKSLELFNNFMERVDFNITQCCNKLEILELTESGLPEIPDEFLKKIGGIESLKYLTFRDEKMRILRKDTLANPNLGYLTILACHLDTIDDGAFSKLQKLRILDLSYNSIRAINKDTFASLQNVKMINLKGNFLETLTTDMISALPNLETLVLSHNLIMKFDLEGIKTVAPKLRTIDVRGMVLFEPKTGGVELLKDPFAKF; encoded by the exons AT GTTCAGCCCCTCCTCGCTGATCTTCCTCTTCTTTCTGTCCTTGACGGTGCTTGGTCTCGAGGACACCAGGGAAAACCCAGTTGACGTTCTCCAAGTTACACACCCGATTATCAGAACTTACAAGGGACCATGGGGGATAGACACcctaaaactttttcataacATAGAATATCTCCAACTCAGAAGGAACAACTTCACTATATTCCAATGGAACTTTCTCAACACCATTCCTAACCTCAAAAGTTTGGAACTCTTTAACAATTTCATGGAAAGGGTCGACTTTAACATTACCCAATGTTGCAATAAGCTCGAGATTCTCGAGCTGACCGAAAGTGGATTACCGGAAATCCCGGACGAGTTCCTGAAGAAGATAGGTGGCATAGAATCCCTTAAATACCTCACTTTCCGAGACGAGAAGATGAGGATCCTTCGTAAAGACACCCTTGCGAATCCTAACCTAGGATACCTCACCATTCTGGCGTGCCACTTGGACACCATCGATGATGGCGCCTTCAGCAAGCTTCAAAAGCTCAGAATTCTCGATTTGAGCTACAACAGCATAAGGGCGATCAATAAAGACACCTTCGCCTCCCTGCAGAACGTTAAAATGATCAACTTGAAGGGAAACTTCTTGGAGACACTGACCACAGATATGATTTCTGCTCTTCCGAATCTGGAAACGCTCGTTTTGAGCCATAATCTGATCATGAAGTTCGATCTTGAGGGCATAAAAACTGTTGCACCGAAGTTGAGGACGATAGACGTTCGTGGTATGGTTTTATTTGAACCCAAGACTGGTGGTGTAGAGTTGCTCAAAGATCCTTTCGCTAAATTTTGA
- the LOC123320276 gene encoding P-granule-associated novel protein 1-like produces MHTLRILNLLPFLALTVLASEDTRVDPVDVLQIKNVLIENYEGSLKPDTLQLFPNIEHLEFKHNNFTIFNADFLRLLPNLQTLKIAKNAMKEVEFNATGCCGKLESIELEKSGIGGRLEEALKQIGTIKSLKYISLADENLPVLREDVLVNPNLEELSIYACDLETIEDGAFKKLQQLKTLELRVNRLGWINKEVFAPLTNIRKINLDQNRMIQLTTDMLPPLPNLEVLIVSFNNLHLLDLEGVKNVAPKLKTVDIGGFVQKGGMEIKSGGVHFVGFVIKTRY; encoded by the exons AT GCACACCCTGAGAATACTCAATCTCCTGCCATTCCTGGCACTTACGGTTCTTGCCTCTGAGGATACCAGAGTAGATCCAGTAGACGTCCTCCAGATCAAAAACGTCCTCATCGAGAACTATGAGGGATCTCTCAAACCAGACACTCTCCAACTCTTCCCAAACATCGAACACCTCGAATTCAAACATAACAACTTCACCATCTTCAACGCCGACTTCCTACGTTTGCTTCCAAACCTCCAGACCTTGAAAATCGCCAAGAACGCCATGAAAGAGGTAGAATTCAACGCGACAGGATGTTGCGGAAAACTGGAATCGATAGAGCTTGAGAAGAGTGGCATCGGCGGCCGACTAGAAGAGGCTCTGAAGCAGATTGGTACCATAAAATCCCTGAAATACATCAGTTTGGCCGACGAGAACCTCCCAGTCCTTCGAGAAGACGTCCTGGTCAACCCCAACTTGGAGGAACTGTCCATCTACGCATGCGACTTGGAGACCATAGAAGATGGCGCTTTCAAGAAGTTGCAACAGTTGAAAACCCTCGAACTGAGAGTCAACAGACTCGGCTGGATCAACAAGGAGGTGTTTGCACCTTTGACCAACATCAGGAAGATCAACCTGGATCAGAACCGCATGAtccaattgaccactgatatgtTACCGCCCTTGCCTAATTTGGAGGTGCTGATAGTCAGTTTCAACAATCTCCATCTGCTGGATCTCGAAGGTGTTAAGAACGTTGCGCCAAAGCTTAAAACTGTCGACATAGGTGGTTTTGTCCAGAAAGGTGGAATGGAAATTAAATCTGGAGGTGTTCACTTTGTTGGTTTTGTGATCAAAACGAGGTATTGA
- the LOC123321163 gene encoding P-granule-associated novel protein 1-like codes for MHVLLSRSSLFVLPLLALVALGHEDTRRDPIDILKVKNLLIKDYTGPLTHETLDLFHNIESLDLRNCNFTPFHESFLHPLPNLKRLAISNNVMERVDHDTSGCCGHLEDLELTNSGVGDLEEVELKKIGAMRSLKRLVFHNEKIPILHEDTLTDTNLVDVTIKHCNLASIEDGAFKKLQKLENLNLKKNQLKEIKKEVLAPLTNVKVINLSGNFLEKLTTDMIPSLPNLELLIVAHNPIKEFNLEGIKEVAPKLKTVDISGIEVDTSKSGGINLVKHAVL; via the exons ATGCACGTGCT GCTATCCAGATCGTCCCTCTTCGTTCTGCCACTCCTGGCACTCGTGGCGCTTGGCCACGAGGACACCAGAAGAGATCCAATCGACATCCTCAAGGTCAAAAACCTCCTCATCAAAGACTACACGGGACCACTGACCCACGAAACCCTCGACCTATTCCACAACATCGAATCCCTCGATCTGAGGAACTGCAACTTCACCCCCTTCCACGAGAGCTTCCTCCACCCCCTGCCCAACCTCAAACGTCTGGCCATCTCCAACAACGTGATGGAACGCGTGGACCACGACACCAGCGGCTGTTGCGGCCACCTGGAGGACCTGGAACTGACCAACAGCGGCGTCGGCGACCTGGAAGAGGTCGAACTGAAGAAGATCGGGGCCATGAGGTCGCTCAAACGTCTCGTCTTCCACAACGAGAAGATACCGATCCTCCACGAGGACACCCTGACCGACACCAACCTGGTGGACGTCACGATCAAGCACTGCAACCTCGCCTCCATCGAGGACGGCGCCTTCAAGAAGCTCCAGAAGCTGGAGAATCTGAACCTGAAGAAGAACCAGCTCAAGGAGATCAAGAAGGAGGTGTTGGCGCCCCTGACCAACGTCAAGGTGATCAATCTGAGCGGGAATTTCCTGGAGAAGTTGACCACCGACATGATACCGTCCCTGCCCAATTTGGAGCTTCTGATCGTGGCCCACAACCCCATCAAGGAGTTCAATCTGGAGGGTATTAAGGAGGTCGCGCCGAAACTCAAGACCGTCGATATTTCCGGCATAGAAGTGGATACCTCAAAGAGTGGTGGAATCAATTTAGTTAAACACGccgttttgtga
- the LOC123320279 gene encoding leucine-rich repeat-containing protein 4C-like, producing MSALLNVILLIGLAYLLQDKYLNPADTEENPVDLLKIKHLHITNYTGTIDREVVKLFGNVETLSLTNNHIPYIKEDFFNSLKNMRKLYMSGNVIVEEELADITQCCKNLKIIELYNSGASVFTSAEWKKTGELPALEVLFMHGENIQELGSDLLANPNLRKVTIEFSKTLGPIADGAFNRVKQLEYLNLQGNKLKKVSKALLAPLRNLKELNLASNDLEEVTVEQLPQMPKLEKLNISHNPIRRVNLKGIKKIAPNLVEIDVSGLKEVDLPKIEGVRFVQ from the exons at GTCTGCCCTACTCAACGTGATCCTCCTCATCGGCCTGGCCTACCTCCTCCAAGACAAATACCTGAACCCAGCGGACACCGAAGAGAACCCCGTGGACCTCCTGAAGATCAAGCACCTCCACATCACCAACTACACCGGCACCATCGACAGGGAAGTGGTGAAGCTCTTCGGCAACGTGGAGACCCTCTCCCTCACCAACAACCACATACCCTACATCAAGGAGGACTTCTTCAATTCCCTGAAGAACATGAGGAAACTCTACATGAGCGGCAACGTCATCGTCGAAGAGGAACTGGCCGACATCACGCAGTGCTGCAAGAACCTCAAGATCATCGAGCTCTACAACAGCGGGGCGTCCGTTTTCACCTCCGCCGAATGGAAGAAGACCGGGGAACTGCCGGCCTTGGAGGTGCTCTTCATGCACGGCGAGAACATCCAGGAGCTGGGCTCCGACCTCCTGGCCAACCCCAACCTCAGGAAGGTCACGATCGAGTTCAGCAAGACCCTGGGACCGATCGCCGACGGAGCTTTCAACAGGGTGAAACAGCTGGAGTACCTCAATTTGCAAGGGAACAAATTGAAGAAGGTCTCCAAGGCCCTCTTGGCGCCTTTGAGGAACCTGAAAGAGCTCAATCTGGCCAGCAACGACCTGGAAGAGGTAACCGTGGAGCAATTACCCCAGATGCCCAAGTTGGAGAAGCTCAACATCAGTCACAACCCAATCAGACGCGTCAACCTGAAGGGAATCAAGAAAATAGCTCCCAACTTGGTCGAAATCGATGTTTCTGGGCTCAAAGAAGTAGATTTGCCGAAGATTGAGGGTGTTAGATTTGTACAATag
- the LOC123320282 gene encoding insulin-like growth factor-binding protein complex acid labile subunit has translation MFLGILTILTISSQWINCENLSTLNVINLKSLKKIEITEYKGAMNQEVFSFFQHITELEVKNSEFTLDNNFLHVLPRLRKLTMTDNRITTTGSNVTDCCEHLTELRLVNNHMKNLRIDQIGKVPYILLLVLTGEDVPVLKKEGFSASPRIKEMNITYSGLTTIEAGAFKGLQELETLNLEGNRLTHMTREILEPLKVLQKLVLKNNLLGEFSGDAVLNLDWLQFIDISHNPIKKLAIENIRNKAIRLKKIDVTGIDGTTQEILKFRE, from the exons AT GTTTCTCGGAATATTGACGATTTTGACTATATCCTCCCAATGGATAAACTGCGAAAATCTATCCACGCTAAACGTGATCAATCTGAAATCtctcaaaaaaatcgaaataaccGAGTATAAGGGTGCGATGAACCAGGAAGTTTTCAGCTTTTTCCAGCACATAACTGAGTTAGAAGTTAAAAACAGCGAATTCACCCTCGACAACAATTTTCTCCACGTCTTGCCGAGGCTCAGAAAACTCACCATGACGGACAATCGTATAACCACGACAGGTTCAAACGTCACAGACTGCTGCGAGCATCTTACAGAGTTAAGGCTGGTAAACAACCACATGAAAAACCTCAGAATTGACCAGATTGGAAAAGTACCATACATCCTCTTGTTGGTACTAACCGGGGAAGACGTGCCAGTTTTGAAGAAAGAAGGTTTCTCAGCATCACCCCGTATCAAGGAAATGAACATAACCTATTCTGGTCTCACAACCATCGAAGCAGGAGCTTTTAAGGGCCTCCAAGAGTTGGAGACGCTGAATTTGGAGGGTAACAGACTGACGCATATGACAAGAGAAATTCTGGAACCTTTGAAGGTTCTCCAGAAGCTGGTGTTGAAGAATAACCTCCTCGGTGAATTTTCAGGAGACGCGGTCTTGAATTTGGACTGGTTGCAATTCATCGACATCTCCCATAACCCGATCAAGAAGCtggctatcgaaaatataagAAACAAGGCTATTCGATTGAAGAAGATCGATGTTACTGGAATCGATGGGACAACTCAAGAAATATTGAAGTTTCGAGAATAA
- the LOC123320239 gene encoding venom carboxylesterase-6-like isoform X2: MNEFYLSVFCVVLTFATSQSAPQVKTPLGKIEGFVDETANGKTFYSFEGIPYARPPVGKYRFREAVPPKPWEGVWKANTKHECMQYNHFPRLESDPVDGKEDCLYLNVYTPKIHDNLDVIVFIHGGAFMFGAGFRYAPHILLDKNVVYVTLNYRLGPLGFLSTEDDASPGNNGLKDQILALKWIKENIQFFGGNPESITISGMSAGGASVHFHTLSHKSRGLFKAAISMSGCMLNPWVLMENPLERAVELGSMVGCDSKTTQSLVDCLRRRPAKQIVQAVGKFQPWKYNPYSPFGAVVDEWSSDPVLPKHPLQLLKEGDVSDLPWLNSHTSGEGLYPGADFYPRENLKYIDEHWDDIMPHILHYNFTVEKTNRKYVNGRIREEYLGTQPITQKNFNKLIDIIGDRLFKVDIDKCIRHHAAAIKSPVYHYLFDYRGQHSFTELRSGTTGNIGVSHADDTAYVLKTALDTQSTEEDRTISKFLVGTFLQFAKTGKTGEDVEWPEVSKNPADPLKYIRISSALSLEETEELGNRKFWDSLPFEENEKLLNVRDEL, encoded by the exons ATGAATGAATTCTATCTCTCTGTTTTTTGTGTGGTGCTGACATTTG CGACCAGTCAGTCAGCACCCCAAGTGAAAACGCCCCTGGGGAAAATAGAGGGTTTCGTGGACGAGACTGCGAATGGCAAAACGTTTTACAGCTTCGAAGGAATCCCCTACGCCAGACCACCGGTGGGAAAATACAGATTCAGG GAAGCGGTACCGCCAAAACCATGGGAGGGGGTATGGAAGGCCAACACCAAGCACGAATGCATGCAATACAACCACTTTCCACGCTTGGAAAGCGATCCAGTAGACGGTAAA GAAGACTGCCTCTACCTCAACGTCTACACCCCCAAGATACACGATAATTTGGACGTTATCGTATTCATCCACGGGGGGGCTTTCATGTTTGGCGCTGGCTTCAGATATGCGCCTCACATACTCCTTGACAAGAACGTGGTATACGTAACCTTGAATTACAGATTGGGACCTTTAG GGTTTCTGAGCACCGAAGATGACGCCTCGCCTGGGAACAACGGGCTCAAGGATCAAATCCTCGCCTTGAAATGGATCAAGGAGAACATACAGTTCTTCGGAGGTAACCCCGAGTCCATCACCATCTCCGGCATGTCTGCGGGAGGGGCCAGCGTCCACTTCCACACCTTATCGCACAAATCCAGAG GCTTATTCAAAGCGGCCATATCTATGAGCGGCTGCATGCTGAACCCCTGGGTCCTGATGGAGAACCCTCTGGAGAGGGCGGTGGAGCTGGGATCCATGGTCGGCTGCGACAGCAAGACCACGCAGTCTCTGGTGGACTGCCTGAGGAGGAGGCCAGCGAAACAGATCGTCCAAGCCGTGGGGAAGTTTCAG CCGTGGAAGTACAACCCTTACTCCCCATTTGGCGCGGTGGTAGATGAATGGTCGAGCGATCCAGTGTTGCCGAAACATCCGTTGCAACTGCTCAAGGAAGGCGACGTCTCTGATCTTCCCTGGTTGAATTCGCATACGTCAGGAGAAGGACTGTATCCTGGCGCAG ATTTCTATCCTCGAGAAAATCTGAAATATATAGACGAGCACTGGGATGATATAATGCCTCACATTCTCCACTACAACTTTACAGTCGAGAAGACCAACAGGAAATACGTGAATGGGAGGATAAGGGAAGAGTACCTAGGTACCCAGCCTATCACACAGAAGAActttaataaattgatcgaT ATAATCGGAGATAGACTCTTCAAGGTAGACATAGACAAATGTATCAGACATCATGCAGCTGCCATAAAGTCTCCAGTTTACCATTATTTGTTCGATTACAGAGGCCAACATAGTTTTACCGAATTGAGAAGTGGCACCACAGGGAACATCG GCGTATCTCATGCTGACGATACAGCTTACGTGTTGAAGACAGCTCTGGACACGCAGTCTACGGAAGAAGATAGGACCATATCGAAATTTTTGGTTGGTACATTCCTCCAATTTGCAAAAACCGG AAAAACTGGCGAAGACGTGGAGTGGCCTGAGGTATCTAAAAATCCAGCAGATCCTTTGAAATACATAAGGATATCTTCTGCGTTGTCTCTAGAAGAAACTGAGGAACTGGGAAATAGGAAATTCTGGGATTCCCTACCTTTCGAGGAAAACGAGAAATTGCTGAATGTTAGAGATGAACTCTAG
- the LOC123320239 gene encoding venom carboxylesterase-6-like isoform X1: MNEFYLSVFCVVLTFATSQSAPQVKTPLGKIEGFVDETANGKTFYSFEGIPYARPPVGKYRFREAVPPKPWEGVWKANTKHECMQYNHFPRLESDPVDGTEDCLYLNVYTPKIHDNLDVIVFIHGGAFMFGAGFRYAPHILLDKNVVYVTLNYRLGPLGFLSTEDDASPGNNGLKDQILALKWIKENIQFFGGNPESITISGMSAGGASVHFHTLSHKSRGLFKAAISMSGCMLNPWVLMENPLERAVELGSMVGCDSKTTQSLVDCLRRRPAKQIVQAVGKFQPWKYNPYSPFGAVVDEWSSDPVLPKHPLQLLKEGDVSDLPWLNSHTSGEGLYPGADFYPRENLKYIDEHWDDIMPHILHYNFTVEKTNRKYVNGRIREEYLGTQPITQKNFNKLIDIIGDRLFKVDIDKCIRHHAAAIKSPVYHYLFDYRGQHSFTELRSGTTGNIGVSHADDTAYVLKTALDTQSTEEDRTISKFLVGTFLQFAKTGKTGEDVEWPEVSKNPADPLKYIRISSALSLEETEELGNRKFWDSLPFEENEKLLNVRDEL, from the exons ATGAATGAATTCTATCTCTCTGTTTTTTGTGTGGTGCTGACATTTG CGACCAGTCAGTCAGCACCCCAAGTGAAAACGCCCCTGGGGAAAATAGAGGGTTTCGTGGACGAGACTGCGAATGGCAAAACGTTTTACAGCTTCGAAGGAATCCCCTACGCCAGACCACCGGTGGGAAAATACAGATTCAGG GAAGCGGTACCGCCAAAACCATGGGAGGGGGTATGGAAGGCCAACACCAAGCACGAATGCATGCAATACAACCACTTTCCACGCTTGGAAAGCGATCCAGTAGACG GTACGGAAGACTGCCTCTACCTCAACGTCTACACCCCCAAGATACACGATAATTTGGACGTTATCGTATTCATCCACGGGGGGGCTTTCATGTTTGGCGCTGGCTTCAGATATGCGCCTCACATACTCCTTGACAAGAACGTGGTATACGTAACCTTGAATTACAGATTGGGACCTTTAG GGTTTCTGAGCACCGAAGATGACGCCTCGCCTGGGAACAACGGGCTCAAGGATCAAATCCTCGCCTTGAAATGGATCAAGGAGAACATACAGTTCTTCGGAGGTAACCCCGAGTCCATCACCATCTCCGGCATGTCTGCGGGAGGGGCCAGCGTCCACTTCCACACCTTATCGCACAAATCCAGAG GCTTATTCAAAGCGGCCATATCTATGAGCGGCTGCATGCTGAACCCCTGGGTCCTGATGGAGAACCCTCTGGAGAGGGCGGTGGAGCTGGGATCCATGGTCGGCTGCGACAGCAAGACCACGCAGTCTCTGGTGGACTGCCTGAGGAGGAGGCCAGCGAAACAGATCGTCCAAGCCGTGGGGAAGTTTCAG CCGTGGAAGTACAACCCTTACTCCCCATTTGGCGCGGTGGTAGATGAATGGTCGAGCGATCCAGTGTTGCCGAAACATCCGTTGCAACTGCTCAAGGAAGGCGACGTCTCTGATCTTCCCTGGTTGAATTCGCATACGTCAGGAGAAGGACTGTATCCTGGCGCAG ATTTCTATCCTCGAGAAAATCTGAAATATATAGACGAGCACTGGGATGATATAATGCCTCACATTCTCCACTACAACTTTACAGTCGAGAAGACCAACAGGAAATACGTGAATGGGAGGATAAGGGAAGAGTACCTAGGTACCCAGCCTATCACACAGAAGAActttaataaattgatcgaT ATAATCGGAGATAGACTCTTCAAGGTAGACATAGACAAATGTATCAGACATCATGCAGCTGCCATAAAGTCTCCAGTTTACCATTATTTGTTCGATTACAGAGGCCAACATAGTTTTACCGAATTGAGAAGTGGCACCACAGGGAACATCG GCGTATCTCATGCTGACGATACAGCTTACGTGTTGAAGACAGCTCTGGACACGCAGTCTACGGAAGAAGATAGGACCATATCGAAATTTTTGGTTGGTACATTCCTCCAATTTGCAAAAACCGG AAAAACTGGCGAAGACGTGGAGTGGCCTGAGGTATCTAAAAATCCAGCAGATCCTTTGAAATACATAAGGATATCTTCTGCGTTGTCTCTAGAAGAAACTGAGGAACTGGGAAATAGGAAATTCTGGGATTCCCTACCTTTCGAGGAAAACGAGAAATTGCTGAATGTTAGAGATGAACTCTAG
- the LOC123320313 gene encoding uncharacterized protein LOC123320313 — protein sequence MMRVKGEESKYPDSKSTNRIIDEEYKKTMATMMKAQVPRKNHIFRNWPQTHQGLPSSIKTTNIPKTSSNLSTTRKYETNLVKNSPNDLISTGSKMMALFSKMLQDAKKMNERKNMMKKRRIRGLIPDKMR from the exons ATGATGAGAGTGAAAGGAGAAGAATCGAAATATCCAGATTCAAAATCGACAAATAGGATTATAGATGAAGAATATAAAAAGACCATGGCGACTATGATGAAAGCGCAAGTACCTCGAAAAAATCACATCTTCAGGAATTGGCCACAAACACATCAAGGGTTGCCGAGTAGTATCAAG ACGACAAACATCCCAAAAACCTCAAGTAACCTCTCAACTACTAGAAAATACGAGACGAATCTAGTGAAGAATTCACCCAATGATCTTATTTCTACGGGTAGTAAAATGATGGCTCTCTTCTCGAAAATGCTACAAGACGCAAAGAAGATGAATGAGAGgaaaaatatgatgaaaaaaagaAGGATAAGAGGTTTGATTCCAGATAAGATGAGGTGA